Proteins encoded in a region of the Ursus arctos isolate Adak ecotype North America unplaced genomic scaffold, UrsArc2.0 scaffold_2, whole genome shotgun sequence genome:
- the VAMP4 gene encoding vesicle-associated membrane protein 4: MPPKFKRHLNDDDVTGSVKSERRNLLEDDSDEEEDFFLRGPSGPRFGPRNDKIKHVQNQVDEVIDVMQENITKVIERGERLDELQDKSESLSDNATAFSNRSKQLRRQMWWRGCKIKAIMALVAVILLLVIIILTVLKYRA, encoded by the exons ATGCCTCCCAAGTTTAAGCGCCACCTAAATGATGATGATGTCACTGGTTCTGTGAAAAGTGAAAGG agaaatCTTTTGGAAGATGATTCAGATGAAGAAGAAGacttttttct aagggGACCATCTGGACCAAGATTTGGACctagaaatgataaaattaagcA TGTTCAGAATCAGGTGGATGAAGTTATTGATGTCATgcaagaaaatattacaaaggtAATTGAAAGAGGGGAGAGACTAGATGAACTACAGGACAAATCAG AAAGCTTATCGGATAATGCCACTGCTTTTAGCAACAGATCCAAACAACTCCGAAGGCAAATGTGGTGGCGTGGATGCAAA ATAAAAGCCATCATGGCTTTGGTTGCTGTTATCCTTTTGCTAGTGATTATCA tTCTTACAGTCTTGAAATACCGTGCTTGA